One genomic segment of Brassica napus cultivar Da-Ae chromosome A3, Da-Ae, whole genome shotgun sequence includes these proteins:
- the LOC106444053 gene encoding bidirectional sugar transporter SWEET16, with amino-acid sequence IYIKINIRETFWKIVKRRSTEKYECLPYICTLMGSSLWTYYGIVTPGEYLVSTVNGFGVLAESIYVLIFLFFVPKPKFLKTVALVLALNVIFPVITIVGTRTAFGYAKTRSNSMGFICAALNIIMYGSPLSAIKTVVTTRSVKYMPFLLSFFLFLNGAIWAVYALLLHDVFLLVPNGMGFVLGTIQLLIYAFYRNAKPNIVDEEEALAPSQPLLS; translated from the exons atttacattaaaattaatattagggAGACGTTTTGGAAGATAGTGAAACGGAGATCAACAGAGAAGTACGAGTGTTTGCCATACATTTGCACGTTGATGGGTTCGTCGCTATGGACATATTACGGAATAGTGACACCTGGTGAATACTTGGTCTCCACGGTCAATGGCTTTGGTGTTCTTGCTGAATCCATCTACGTTCtcattttcctcttctttgtcCCGAAACCTAAATTT TTGAAAACAGTTGCACTGGTTCTTGCGCTGAACGTGATTTTCCCAGTTATAACAATTGTGGGAACAAGAACTGCATTCGGATATGCAAAAACACGTTCTAATTCAATGGGTTTCATTTGTGCTGCTCTCAACATTATCATGTATGGTTCTCCCCTTTCCGCCATT AAAACTGTTGTGACGACGAGAAGTGTGAAGTACATGCCATTTTTGCTGTCGTTTTTCCTCTTCTTGAACGGCGCGATTTGGGCTGTCTACGCTTTACTCCTGCATGATGTTTTCCTACTA GTGCCAAATGGAATGGGATTTGTGCTTGGGACAATTCAACTCCTAATCTATGCGTTTTACAGAAATGCCAAACCTAACATAGTAGATGAAGAGGAAGCCCTCGCACCAAGCCAACCTCTCCTCTCATAG
- the LOC106439441 gene encoding rapid alkalinization factor 23 — protein sequence MRGLSINSGAAAIFAIFVILAVQYLSVAAVSSQSLDFPPFETECRGTIAECSVSAALVEEGDLFYGGGMGAEFEMDSEINRRMLATRRYISYGALRRNTVPCSRRGASYYNCRRGAQANPYSRGCSVITRCRR from the coding sequence ATGAGAGGCCTCTCCATAAACTCCGGCGCGGCGGCGATTTTCGCGATCTTTGTAATCCTCGCCGTCCAGTACTTGTCCGTAGCCGCCGTTTCTTCTCAGTCCCTCGACTTCCCTCCGTTCGAGACAGAGTGCCGCGGTACCATCGCCGAGTGCTCGGTTTCCGCCGCCCTTGTAGAAGAAGGAGATCTCTTTTACGGCGGAGGAATGGGAGCTGAGTTCGAGATGGACTCGGAGATCAACCGGCGCATGTTAGCGACCAGGAGGTACATCAGCTACGGTGCGCTGAGGAGAAACACTGTTCCCTGCTCAAGACGCGGCGCGTCTTACTACAATTGCCGACGTGGCGCTCAGGCCAACCCTTACTCTCGCGGCTGCAGCGTCATCACTCGCTGCCGGCGATAA
- the LOC106439442 gene encoding translationally-controlled tumor protein homolog translates to MLVYTDLLTGDELLSDSFPYKEIENGILWEVEGKWTTKGCVEVNIGANPSAEEGGEDEGVDDSVEKVVDIVDTFRLQEQPTYDKKGFIAYIKKYIKLLTPKLTPEQQEEFKKGIEGATKYLLPKLKDFQFFVGEGMHDDSTIVFAYYKEGATNPTFLYFAHGLKEVKC, encoded by the exons ATGTTGGTGTACACCGATCTTCTCACCG GTGATGAGCTTCTCTCTGACTCTTTCCCTTACAAGGAGATTGAGAATGGGATTCTTTGGGAAGTTGAAGGAAAG TGGACTACCAAGGGATGTGTAGAGGTTAACATTGGTGCCAACCCATCTGCTGAGGAAGGTGGTGAGGACGAGGGTGTTGACGACTCTGTTGAGAAAGTTGTTGACATTGTCGACACTTTCAGGCTTCAGGAGCAGCCCACTTACGACAAGAAGGGGTTCATCGCCTACATCAAGAAGTACATCAAGCTTTTGACGCCCAAGCTCACCCCGGAACAGCAGGAGGAGTTTAAGAAGGGTATTGAGGGAGCTACCAAGTACCTTCTCCCCAAGCTCAAGGACTTCcaatt CTTTGTTGGGGAGGGCATGCACGATGACAGCACTATTGTCTTTGCTTACTACAAGGAGGGTGCTACTAACCCAACATTTTTGTACTTTGCACATGGTTTGAAGGAGGTCAAGTGCTGA
- the LOC106439439 gene encoding auxin-responsive protein IAA26 isoform X1, with protein MEACPRNKETCPKLLDLIPQGRKWYQEEKNNTDHEHKLELRLAPPGGDEEDRSAIYNTNIETRNNNFEKEAEEKSIFNLSGNHSSPSNKTTYAPHISHKRTAPGPVVGWPPVRSFRKKLASTSSSKLGNESFLGGQVNKSGDGEKQVQPSKREGMYVKINMDSVPIGRKVDLNACNSYEHLSFAVDQLFRGLLAAQRETSGGEGEEKPIIGLLDGKGEFTLTYEDNEGDKMLVGDVPWHMFISSVKRLRVTESSEISSALRSVFAVGCSKQQKMRT; from the exons ATGGAGGCTTGtccaagaaacaaagaaacatgTCCTAAACTCCTTGATTTGATTCCCCAAGGAAGAAAATGGTACCAAGAGGAGAAGAACAACACAGATCACGAGCACAAACTTGAGCTAAGGCTTGCACCACCCGGTGGTGATGAAGAAGATCGTTCTGCCATTTACAATACGAACATAGAGACAAGAAACAACAACTTCGAGAAGGAAGCAGAAGAAAAATCTATCTTCAATCTCAGCGGAAACCATTCCTCTCCTTCCAACAAAACCACTTATGCTCCTCACATCTCTCACAAAAG AACTGCTCCTGGTCCAGTGGTGGGTTGGCCTCCGGTTCGTTCGTTCAGAAAAAAACTAGCGAGCACAAGCTCTTCAAAGCTCGGAAACGAATCCTTCCTTGGAGGTCAAGTCAACAAGAgtggtgatggtgagaagcaagTCCAACCTAGTAAGAGGGAAGGAATGTATGTAAAGATCAACATGGATAGTGTTCCAATTGGTCGAAAAGTCGATCTCAATGCTTGTAATAGCTACGAACACCTCTCTTTTGCCGTAGACCAACTCTTCAGAGGTCTACTCGCAG CTCAAAGAGAGACCTCTGGtggtgaaggagaagagaaaCCGATCATTGGTTTACTTGATGGGAAAGGAGAATTTACTTTAACTTATGAAGACAATGAAGGGGACAAGATGCTTGTTGGGGATGTTCCTTGGCA CATGTTCATTTCATCTGTGAAGAGATTGCGTGTGACTGAAAGCTCTGAGATTTCATCTGCCTTGAGAT CTGTATTTGCAGTTGGATGCAGTAAGCAACAGAAGATGAGGACTTGA
- the LOC106439440 gene encoding protein SRC2-like → MANLTLELNIYSAKDLENVNLITKMDVYAVVSINGDDSQKNHKEKTAVDRTGGSEHTWNHAVKFSVDQRLAREGRLTLVVKLVCDRMFGGKDLGEVQVPVLELLISSPSFNGDGNGNGNGQGMRFVTYQVRTPSGKGQGSLTFSYRFDMPSFKPDLMDSPVQSNPVDSSPVLPPASCPPATEAGFYPPLSSIGHPPSSQPQGYPAPPCPYPYQHQYSSHYPEQPVTAYPPSSSASNLYPPPSYGASPQDHANVYPPPSYGGSPPHHFNVYPPPPDKPVHSYHQMQPSQSFHGYAPPSPGKPGHSYHQMQPSQSFHGYAPPSPDKPGHSFHQMQPSHSFHGYAPPPSPQTQHGYCYPPPGYGHDRPPTQMPPKNNKPGVGLGMGAGLLGGALGGLLLGDLVSDIGF, encoded by the coding sequence ATGGCGAATCTCACCTTAGAGCTCAACATCTACTCTGCAAAGGATCTTGAAAATGTCAACCTCATCACCAAGATGGACGTATACGCCGTCGTTTCGATCAACGGCGATGATTCCCAGAAGAATCACAAGGAGAAAACAGCCGTTGACAGAACCGGAGGATCTGAGCATACATGGAACCACGCCGTCAAGTTTTCCGTCGATCAAAGGTTGGCACGTGAAGGCCGTCTGACCCTCGTCGTGAAACTGGTCTGCGATCGAATGTTCGGAGGCAAAGATCTAGGAGAAGTCCAAGTTCCTGTTCTTGAGCTTCTCATTTCCTCGCCGTCATTTAACGGTGATGGTAACGGTAACGGAAACGGACAAGGGATGAGATTTGTAACGTATCAGGTGAGAACTCCGTCTGGGAAAGGGCAAGGCTCCTTGACTTTCTCGTACCGGTTCGATATGCCTTCGTTTAAACCGGATCTAATGGATTCACCGGTTCAATCGAATCCGGTTGATTCATCTCCTGTTCTCCCGCCGGCGAGCTGTCCTCCGGCGACTGAAGCTGGTTTCTATCCACCACTATCGTCAATTGGACATCCTCCGTCGTCTCAGCCGCAAGGCTATCCCGCGCCGCCGTGTCCATACCCGTACCAGCACCAGTACAGTTCTCATTACCCGGAACAGCCGGTCACCGCTTACCCACCGTCTTCCTCCGCCTCGAATCTCTATCCTCCGCCGTCGTACGGTGCTTCTCCGCAGGATCATGCCAATGTGTATCCGCCGCCGTCTTACGGTGGTTCTCCGCCGCATCATTTCAATGTGTATCCGCCGCCACCTGATAAACCCGTTCATTCGTACCACCAGATGCAACCGTCACAGTCGTTTCACGGGTACGCGCCGCCGTCTCCTGGTAAACCCGGTCACTCGTACCACCAAATGCAGCCGTCACAGTCGTTTCACGGGTACGCGCCGCCGTCTCCTGATAAACCCGGGCACTCGTTCCACCAAATGCAACCATCACATTCGTTTCACGGGTATGCGCCGCCGCCGTCTCCACAGACTCAGCATGGGTATTGTTATCCGCCGCCCGGATACGGGCACGATCGTCCGCCGACGCAAATGCCGCCCAAGAATAATAAACCTGGGGTTGGGCTTGGAATGGGAGCTGGGCTTTTGGGAGGAGCATTAGGTGGGCTTTTACTCGGCGATTTAGTGTCTGACATtggcttttga
- the LOC106439445 gene encoding RING-H2 finger protein ATL2-like, whose translation MMNFNDQDPMATPEEKNSSSTTYAMSSKIMISAIVILFFVVILMVFLHLYARWYLLRARRRHLRRRNRRATMVFFAADPSTVIPTRGLDPTVIKSLPIFTFSASTHKDPIECAVCLSEFEETESGRVLPGCKHTFHVDCIDMWFHSHSTCPLCRSLVEPHVGSERPTEEEQVVIMISPEPVCTTEPGSSYGLSDEPEDLGRKPAAIEVPRRNFSEFEHESSQNSPFRSPMMSRMLSFTRMLSRDRRNASSPVAGASPSSSCHIPMPESDIERGGEQTM comes from the coding sequence ATGATGAACTTCAACGACCAAGATCCAATGGCCACGCCCGAAGAAAAGAACTCTAGTTCTACCACCTACGCCATGAGCAGCAAAATCATGATAAGCGCCATTGTAATCCTCTTCTTCGTCGTCATTCTAATGGTCTTCCTCCATCTCTACGCTCGCTGGTACCTCCTCCGCGCTCGCAGACGCCACCTACGCCGCCGTAACCGCCGCGCTACAATGGTGTTCTTCGCCGCCGACCCTTCCACCGTAATCCCCACACGCGGTCTCGACCCCACCGTCATAAAATCTCTCCCCATTTTCACTTTCTCCGCCTCGACACATAAAGATCCTATCGAGTGCGCCGTCTGTCTTTCCGAGTTCGAAGAGACCGAGTCGGGTCGGGTTTTGCCCGGTTGCAAACACACTTTTCATGTTGACTGCATTGATATGTGGTTTCATTCTCATTCCACGTGTCCTCTCTGCCGCTCTCTCGTCGAGCCTCACGTCGGAAGTGAAAGACCAACGGAGGAGGAGCAAGTGGTGATCATGATTTCTCCTGAACCGGTTTGTACAACTGAACCGGGTTCGAGCTATGGATTGAGTGATGAACCGGAAGATTTGGGGAGAAAACCAGCGGCTATTGAAGTGCCGAGGAGGAACTTCAGCGAGTTTGAACACGAGTCGTCTCAAAACTCACCATTTAGGTCGCCGATGATGAGTCGGATGTTATCTTTCACTCGGATGTTGAGCAGAGATCGTAGAAACGCTTCGTCGCCCGTTGCCGGAGCTTCGCCGTCGTCGAGCTGCCATATCCCGATGCCTGAGTCAGATATCGAACGTGGAGGAGAACAGACTATGTGA
- the LOC106439439 gene encoding auxin-responsive protein IAA26 isoform X2 yields the protein MEACPRNKETCPKLLDLIPQGRKWYQEEKNNTDHEHKLELRLAPPGGDEEDRSAIYNTNIETRNNNFEKEAEEKSIFNLSGNHSSPSNKTTYAPHISHKRTAPGPVVGWPPVRSFRKKLASTSSSKLGNESFLGGQVNKSGDGEKQVQPSKREGMYVKINMDSVPIGRKVDLNACNSYEHLSFAVDQLFRGLLAAQRETSGGEGEEKPIIGLLDGKGEFTLTYEDNEGDKMLVGDVPWHMFISSVKRLRVTESSEISSALRFGCSKQQKMRT from the exons ATGGAGGCTTGtccaagaaacaaagaaacatgTCCTAAACTCCTTGATTTGATTCCCCAAGGAAGAAAATGGTACCAAGAGGAGAAGAACAACACAGATCACGAGCACAAACTTGAGCTAAGGCTTGCACCACCCGGTGGTGATGAAGAAGATCGTTCTGCCATTTACAATACGAACATAGAGACAAGAAACAACAACTTCGAGAAGGAAGCAGAAGAAAAATCTATCTTCAATCTCAGCGGAAACCATTCCTCTCCTTCCAACAAAACCACTTATGCTCCTCACATCTCTCACAAAAG AACTGCTCCTGGTCCAGTGGTGGGTTGGCCTCCGGTTCGTTCGTTCAGAAAAAAACTAGCGAGCACAAGCTCTTCAAAGCTCGGAAACGAATCCTTCCTTGGAGGTCAAGTCAACAAGAgtggtgatggtgagaagcaagTCCAACCTAGTAAGAGGGAAGGAATGTATGTAAAGATCAACATGGATAGTGTTCCAATTGGTCGAAAAGTCGATCTCAATGCTTGTAATAGCTACGAACACCTCTCTTTTGCCGTAGACCAACTCTTCAGAGGTCTACTCGCAG CTCAAAGAGAGACCTCTGGtggtgaaggagaagagaaaCCGATCATTGGTTTACTTGATGGGAAAGGAGAATTTACTTTAACTTATGAAGACAATGAAGGGGACAAGATGCTTGTTGGGGATGTTCCTTGGCA CATGTTCATTTCATCTGTGAAGAGATTGCGTGTGACTGAAAGCTCTGAGATTTCATCTGCCTTGAGAT TTGGATGCAGTAAGCAACAGAAGATGAGGACTTGA